The sequence below is a genomic window from Lolium perenne isolate Kyuss_39 chromosome 4, Kyuss_2.0, whole genome shotgun sequence.
AGGAGCTTGATGAGGCAACTACCTGGTTTAAAAGAGCTGGAAGCCAAAAACCATATGCGCATGCAAGAGGCAAAATACAGCCGACTGCCATGTTTATCAATTAGTCTGCTGAACTGTCACGCATAAGCTATCTACAGAACATGAACGTTGCCACGGCTTGCTCGTATCTCAATAATTCCACATGGTGCTATAACGACCTCCCAATGACATGTACGTACGTACATTCAGACCTCTCAACGAACCTGCAACATGCTCATCTCATACCTCATCAGGAAACTACAGtttcgttcacaacaaaccatgcAAGGAGAGTTTCTTAAGTACTGGGAGAAGGAATAATTCAGTGAATGATAAAGATATATTAGACAATAATTAAGCTCCAGTAGCCCCCCATGTTCCATAACAGCTAGATCACTCATGCTGATCAATTATTACGAGACCATGGCCACTCATATGACGATAGAGCCAACTAAACTTTGAACTTTCAAGTACTATAGTGATCTTATCAAGTTATAACTCGATGCATGCATGTGTGTATAAATAGCCCTTCCTGACGAGCAACATTTCAACACCTCTCATCACTTCAATATAACTCTTTAGCCCACACTCTCTCGTACACAAAGTCTTGTTGTAGAGAGCTGAAGAAGATAATGGCTTCAGCTTCGCTTAAGCTTTCTATTGCGCTAACATGTGCGTTGCTCTTGTCGTCCGCGTGCCATGGCCTGCAGGTGGGCTACTACAAGAAGTCGTGCCCCCGCGTGGAGGCCATCGTGAGGGATGAGGTGAAGAAGTTTGTCTACAAGAACGCCGGCATCGGCGCCGGGCTGATCCGCATGTTCTTCCATGACTGCTTCGTCGAGGGATGTGATGCCTCTGTCCTCCTGGACCCAACACCGGCCAACCCGCAGCCAGAGAAGCTCAGCCCTCCCAACTTTCCCAGCCTCCGCGGCTTCGAGGCCATCGACGCCGCCAAAGACGCCGTGGAAAAGGCATGCCCAGGCGTTGTATCATGCGCTGACATCGTTGCCTTCGCCAGCCGTGATGCGGCCTACTTCCTCAGCAGGATGACGGTCAAGATCAACATGCCGGCAGGCCGCCTGGATGGGCGCATTTCTAATTTCACTCAGGCCCTCTCCAACCTGCCACCTCCATTCTTTAACATCACTCAGCTCATCGCCAGCTTCGCCGCCAAAGGGCTCAACACAGAGGACATGGTGGTTCTTTCTGGCGCCCACACCATTGGGGTCTCACATTGCTCATCCTTCGTCTCTGACCGTCTTGCTGTCCCCTCCGACATCAACGCCGCCCTCGCCGGCATCCTAAGGAGGCAATGCCCCGCCAACCCGACCGCAGCCAACGACCCCACGGTGCACCAGGACGTGGTAACCCCTAACGCGCTTGACAACCAGTACTACAAGAACGTCCTTGCACACAAGATCTTGTTCACGTCAGATGCTGCCCTTCTTACCACACCGGCGACCACCCAGATGGTGCTTGACAATGCCAACATCCGTGGAATGTGGGAAGACAAGTTCAACAAGGCGATGGTCAAGATGGGTGCCATTGGAGTCAAGACTGGAAACCAAGGTGAAATCAGGAGGAACTGCAGGGTCGTCAACCACTGATATATATATGGCTACTCACTGGATCCGTTCATGGGTCACCGTGTTTGCAATCTCAGCACCTATCCGTTGAACTAGAGTCGTGAGGCCGCTGACTTTATTTTGAGTTATCTCAGATTTCCGGGGAGTACCTGGCTGTTTCATTTGTTCATTACTTCGGCTCGTGCGACTGTTGCTGTCTGTTCAGTTCTTGGAGAATGCATATTGTTTATTACCAATTTACCACACAGAGTATGTTGCATGGTTTCAGTTCTTAACTTGTACGTGCTTCTTATATTGGTCGTGAACTCCACTTCGTGTTCAATCTCTTAACACCTGTAACTTAAATGGCTGATTTCACACACCACTAGCTTACTCTTTCCTAGCTTTTCAAACAAAATTAGCTTTCAAGTTAGTAGTTCAACGCTTACTAAAAAAgtatcactacaggaatggcaatAGACGCCGAGGGCCAtaacgtacgccgacggccaaatgtcggggccgtcggcgtacggcctcgccAGGGCACCGCTGAACGTCGACCGTCGGTGTACTGATGCCGTCGGCGTAGaggaggctacgccgagggctgccatcggcgtctacctggccctcggcatagcgtCGACATCACCCCCCCCTCGTGCCCGAGCCGTGACGGAACTCTTATGGCGTCAGTCCagacgccgagggccaccctcggcatagggcatgccCCTCCTATGCcggcggccaccctcggcatatatggttttattattttttctctctcatattactttatattatgtttgtattatttatttactatatgaattatgtaaaaaatggttctattttttaagaattggtagatggcatatgtaggtcccacgagtgacgctcttcgcagatgggtcaaccggagccagtaggcccaacatctgctatcgatgtacatatgtcctaaaacaaaggaaaaaatccattgctaaccctaactccaaccctaaccctatccgAGGCCattcccgccctagggtttcccgctTCTGCGGGCCAACTTTCTATTTTGCGAACATTTTGGCAAACCATCCGTTCCTCCAAGACGGGCCTACGAGTCTACGAGCCCAGGACAGGAGTACTAGACTCTTGACTCCAAGAGGTGTTGCTACGGTGATAAGGCGTATAGTTCCATCAGAGCAGGAGAGACAAGACTGTGATAGGGCATCCCCTTCAGGCGTGCAGGATGCACAttcattcttcttcttccctccGGTCTTCACGGGGACCCAATAATAGTTCTCTCCCCCATCCCACATCCACTTCAAATTTTGGCTCTTCCAGTCCCAGGACATGGTGACAGCAGGATTTGGGCTCCACGGAACACCTAGGCTGTGAGCATTAGGTCCCTccctatggtaaagtatgcccaacctatgatttccatatacatatgtcctaaacaaactaaaacaagtaaaaaagtccattggtaaaccctcgcacggagaaagctataggggtagatctgcagggtccccgccctagggtttcccaagatacagaccaccggagcgtcggaatcgctgaaaaatttgcatttgtccctaacatatgtgtacaaatgtgatgtaaggtttggataaccttgcatgtacctggcattgacgatttccgcatacataggctagcacttggtaaaacccaggatctgtatgtggaaactcccgccacggctcaaacgaagcctattttatggtaaagtatgcccaacctatggttttcatgtacatatgtcctaaaaaaccaaatcaaataaaaaagtccattggtaaaccctagcacggagaaagctataggggtagatctgcggggtccccgccctagggtttcccaagatacagatcaccggagcgtcaaaatcgctggaaaacttgcatttgtctctAACATATGTGtataagtgtgatgtaaggtttggccaaCCTTTCATGTACCCagtgttgacgatttccgcatacatgggctagcacttggtaaaatccaggatctgtatgtgaaaactcctgccatggctcaaatggagcctattttatggtaaagtatgcccaacctatagtttccatgtacatatgtcctaaacaaaccaaatcaaataaaaaggtccattggtaaaccctcacacggagaaagctataggggtagatctgcgggatccccgccctagggtttcccaagatacggaTCACCGGAGCGTtgaaatcgctggaaaacttgcatatgcctctaacatatgtgtacaagtgtgatgtaaggtttggccaaacttgcatgtacccggcgttgacgatttctgcatacatgggctagcacttggtaaaattcaggatatgtatgtggaaactcgcaccacggctcaaatggagcctattttatggtaaagtatgcgcaacctatggtttccatgtatatatgtcctaaacaaatcgAATCAAATAAAAaattccattggtaaaccctcacacggagaaagctataggggtagatctgcgggatccccgccctagggtttcccaagatacagatcaccggatcgtcggaatcgctggaaaacttgcatatgcccctaacatatgtgtacaaatgtgatgtaaggtttggctaacattgcatgtacccggcgttgaacaTTTCCGCATAcctgggctagcacttggtaaaatccaggatctgtatgtggaaactcccgcgCGTCCGGTATGGCCATACCGTATgttcggtacggccataccgcatgtcctggcggccccgttttgcacagttggcaaagtaaacaaaGTCAAAAAGTCGCgcagagccgcgtggcgtcattttatgtgtcctagtaaccgctTAAAATACGGAATTGGGATATagaaattatcttgaaaaacccttcacgaatagagctatcacgtccggagttctatatcttttaggggaaatgagtaggaaacggcccgtggcaccacatagtttgtcggaacgaggccatatttggcacgtgcgtgggccttaggatgggaagcaaggccccggtcgtggatttccaatccgacccatgggcgacggtgtttccattttcggggtgccggaacggccttttttgtgaagcagctacattgtGTGCACGTTAGTATTGTGCGATACCTCCGcgcagtggtaggatacctcGAACGCACCACCTATCGCATACCATATGcacgcgctagctatctgggaatcccccGCTTCTTGCGATGTCCCGCTGAATCCGctagaaactgaccggatttgaactagggacaCACTTTTCTTCGCTCAATAAAtcccgggaaaaatgtttttaggtctacgacgcgtaattttatgtgcttaatattttccgTTTAgcacgttggcggacgggtgcaccggcgcgcccggtacggccatactgcATGTCCCGGCGACcctgttttgcacagttggcaaagtaaacgaagTCAAAAATTCGCGCGGAGCCGCgtgacgtcattttatgtgtcctagtaactacTTAAAAAGACGGAATTGCGATACggtattatcttgaaaaacccttcacgaatagggctatcccgCCGCCAGCTACGCACCCGCCCCCTCCGCGCCCGACCCGCCACCTCCGCACCCGCCCCCGGCGCCGCTGCCCCCTCCTCCTCCCGGTGCCCACGCATGGTGCACCAGTTAGTttacatatatatatacatatatatacacgggttgcagaataatattctgagcaacgACTTAAACTTTCCTGGACACTGGTTTGAACTTCCTAGATAACAATGTTGAACTTTCTGTCAGAACTTACTTGAATTTCGCGTTTTTTAGAGCTACTGATTATACTTCGAGTTTCTCAACAATTTGTCAGAATTGTCCAAATAATGTATCGTTGGATACATAATGAAAAAccacaactttttcatgttcacaatTTTTGCAGATTTTGCatggtttaaatttaattttgaaaaaataTGAAATATTTCTAAATGGCGACGAAACGAACTTTTACTCCGATTTCCGAACCCCTTATCCAAATGGCACAAATGATATACCATTGGATAGATGATGAAATTTCGCAAATTTTTGATGTTTTGAGGTTTTTAAATTTCCCACATTTGTTgaataattttgaaaataccgaaatcCGGACGTATTAATAAATGGGCGGACAGTAATTTCGATGAATTTCTCAACCGTTTGATAGAATAATATAAATGTTATGGCGTTGGAAAGGTACGGAGCATACAAAACGTTTTAGTATTTTAAGTTTTTCCAAATTCCTCATGGATTTTGAACAATTTGGAAAATATTGAATTTCAGACTATTCAAAACCGAGTGCATAGTGTTTGGACAACATTTTTTCTACCGTTAGTCGGAATGATGAAGACGATACGGCGTTGAAAATATAATTAAATATCATAGAGTTTTCATGATTTAAGTTTTTTCAAATTATCCACGAATTAAATTGTAAAAAACAGTGCATCAAATTGCCCGGTGCATGCACTTAGACTGCTCGTGCAATGAGCTTGAACTGCCCGACGAGGTTCAAATGAGGGAACAATAATTTAAAATGTTTTCTTAACATTAAGAAATTAGAGAAAACAGTCTAAATGAAAAAGTTGCGCCTGATCCATAACTTTCCAACGCAATATCATTGGCATCATTCCCAAAACGGTTGAATAATCGCATCCAAATTACCGTCCGCTCTTTTTTGAGTACCTCCggattttggtgttttcaaaattATTCAAAAACAATGTGAAATTTGAAAAAACGTAAAACATGAAAGAGTTGCACATTTTTATTATTTATCCAatggtatatcatttgcacaatTTGGATAAGCGGTTCAAAAACCGGAGTAAAAGTTCGTTTTCTTCATATATAGAAATGTTTCATATTTTCAAAATTAAGTTTAAACGGTGCAGAATTTGCAAAATTTGAACATGAAAAAGTCGTGTGTTTTTATTATCTTTCCAAGGGTATATCATTTGTACAATTCTGATAAATGGTTCAGATATTTGAAGTAAATTTGATACTTGTGAAGAAATGGAAAGTTTAGAAAACCATATGGGAAGCTCAGCCTTGTTACCTGAAAAGTGCAACCCTACGTTGAGGGAAGTTCAAGTcgatgctcagaatattattctgcaaccggttttaGAATATTTATCTCCATCACCTATTCCAATATTAAGGGAACGCGAGAATTTTTTCTCTATgtcaattcaaaacaaaacacatGGACGATTGAATCTAAGTATTTTGGTTCATCAAACATACAATATCCGTAAACTATTTGCCAAAATTTATAAGGAAAATCCTGCCAATTCAAAACTCCATGATTGGTTTATCTCTACACTTAGAGAAAGATCAATTTACAAAATGGAAATGATGGAGAAAAAATATTGGGATCTAAGTTTCATATCTCAACACTATTGGTGTGCACATGTATCCTTCAATTTCGACCAGACTTTATATTGCATTTGTCCTTACTTTACAAGTTAGACATAGCGCAACCCCCACTAAACGCCATTCGATGGGAGTCGATAATATATTTCGTTATCTTGAAGGCACAAAGGATCATGGCATAATCTTTTAATATTgaaagatcatgacattgatatcATTGGGTATATGCTGGCTATTTATCTAAGTCAGGAATGCTAAATCTAAAACCACTTTCATGTTCCTACATGGTGGGACAACCATCTCATGGAATTATTCTAATCAAACATATGGTGCACCAATCACAGGTAGCCAAATATCAGACGGGTCCAGTATAGTTTCCCTACTAGTGGTGGCACTACTAGGGAGAGGCTTTTAGGCCCCGAGTTACCGCAGGCGCGCTAAAAATGAGGTCCACCAGTACTATATACCACCGGCGCATCCAAATAATGGAGCGCCGGTGATACGAGGGTACCATCGGCGTGCACAAAATTTGATGTGCCCGGGATAAACCTCGTGCAGGTCCAGGCCGACCCAAAATCTGGCCTACACTTACCGCCGGCACACCACTATAGTGGGCCGCCGGTGGTATATTGATTACCACCGACGACAAACTATAGTGGTGCGTCGGCGGTAGGTGTCGACTAGATTTTGCCCTACGGCCCCTGGACCGCCTTTTCAATTTTGAAAAATATAAAGAAATTGATAGAAATTAAAAAAAATCCTTTGCGATGACCATTTATTATGTGTTCTAGTTATTCTGAAAATTAACAAACATAAATTTCGATATTTTATGCAAAATGGATTCATGTTTCGATAAAACGGCTTTTCtgattgcatacgacctccgatgaaaacgtTTTTATATGGAAATGTATCTACATAAAAAATTACATTCCACAAATTCGAAAAAAAGGCATAGGGTTTTCTGATGTTTAAGATTTTGATAaaagaaattcaaaaaaaaacattaCCACCGACGCACGGGTATAGTGATGTGCGAGCGATAACCTATGATATATATTCAAAACAGCAAGCCCGCACCTCTTATCCTCCCCACTCccatcttcctcttccttcccttCCTCTTCCTTTCCATCATCTTTTCCTTTTCCTCTAGCTTCCCTTCCTCTTCCATTTGATGAGCACTCCTCCTACACGCCGCATGAGACGACGATGAAGACACCACGGCAGCCTCGCGTTTCTCCTATCCACCGCCTGCTTGAGCTACTCCAGCGACCCCCTCCTCGAGCCGGTTACCAACTCCTCCTGCGACCTCCACCTCCTCAAGGCGGCGACATCCTCTCTAGCGACCTCCACCTCCTCAAGCCGGCGACCTCCTCTCCGGAGACCACCTCCTCTCCGGCTACCACCTCCCCTCCGACGACCACCTATTCTCTGTGATGCCAATGGTGATGCTACCGAGCGATGGCCGCGGTTCCCAACGCACACGGCCACATCAGATCTAAGATCTAGATCCCGATCTTGGTTTTTTTGAATTCTGAAAAATATAACCGCTGGCACACCAGGATGGTGCGCCGGCGATAAAGCATGTTACCGCTGGCGTACCAGGATAGTACATTGGCAATAAGCAATTACCACCGACATGTTCCCACCGGCGCACGCTGGTGCGCCTGTGGTAGCCAAAATTGGTGCGCCGGGGATATGCATTTCCCTAGTACATCCACCAATCATTTGGAAATGATCACATGATATGAGTCTTCACGTgaagatgtgttgcttcgcaaaaTGATAAACCACATAAAAATATTATGTGAAAAATGTTCTAGGCAGTCTCCAATAAGATAATGTTGATTGTGTTGCCCATAAAAAAATTGTTTATAGAAAGAGCAATATCGCTAAGCATATTGCTCACAAATTGTTTTATCCTCATGAATTACATAGAGTGGCCAGATAAACATTTTTCAACTCAAATCATTTGGTAATCTCACTGAATTTTTTACGAAGTCACTAGGAGCGCTTCTACATCTGTGAAATGTATTTGTGGAATTGGTAAGCGGTGGTTTCAAGATTTGCAAAGACCCGAGGGAGTATCTTCATGTATTACAACATATTCGAACTTTATACTACACTCTTTTTTCCATTTGTGAGTTTAATCTCATGGTTCTCATCAAGGTTTTAATGAGGTAATATCTACTGAAGAATATATGTCCCTCATGTTTTCCTCGCCGGGGTATTAACAAATGTTTAAATGAACATATTAATAATCTTGTAAACTTATCAATGATTTTTAGCGAAAATAACTTTGTACACACAAGTATGGGTGAGGAAGCAATCATTACCGTTCAGAGGAGTAGGATGCTTTGAGATCCGGAGAAAAGAAAAGTTAGAGGAATTGACTTGTGTCCCAGTCTTGCATTTCCTTGCAGCAGTGGAAGCACAGTGAGACAGATTCCCTAGACATCGAGGCAGGCACATGGGATTGCCGGGACATGCTTTTCTCCATCTCCTTCCTCCATCCTTTCTCTAGTTCATCTCTTCCATCGCCTCCACTTCCCTGCCTTCTCTTCTCCGATCTGATCTCACCTCCCCAACTTCTCTGTGCTTGCAAAATCCCCCTATTCCGAAAAGATCCATTACTGCTAGGTATCCTAATTGAGATTACTAAGCCTGCAGTAGAATAGGACCAAATGTAAGGAATTTTTTTTCCCTTTTGCGACTCGATCTGAATTTTTGGGTTACATTTTTTGCAGCTTTGCGACTCGATTTTGTTTTTGTGGTTGACTTCCTTTTAATTCATGAGGAAGAGTTATCGTCTTCAAGCAACACCACCATGGCAGCAAATTCGTCGGCGACCGCGGCGTCCTTTGCTCTGCGCGCTCCTGGCAGCGGCTTCCACTGCGCTGGCGCAAGCTGCTTCTGATAAAACCCCCCTTTACCGGCCTTCTTCTACTCCGCCGTGAACCGCCGCCAGTCCGCCACCCAAGAACAACAAGTCGGGCCGCACGGCCGTGTCACACCTGGCCGCGGCGATTTCCGGCATACACCGGTAGGTGAGCCTAGGCGCTCGTCTCACCGGCACGTTGTACGGCCACCGACGCGGCCACGTCTGATTTTTGTTCCACGAGCTCACCCCGCCCGCAGCATCGCTGGTACGCGAGATGGCATCAGCCAAATTTTTTGATGGCGTGACTAGTCGATGCACCACGAAGGATCGTCTCGGCCAGCTCACCGCCGCGACACCATTTCCGTCAAACATGGCGCGCCCAAAGGCTGACCGTGGAGCAGCTGTCCCTTAGGGAGACCCAAATGGACGCTAATGGACgtccgttttctgctgtttgggTCGTCTTCCGGACACGCGGATACGCGCGGACGGTGGTGACCTATTTTGTTCCCAACGCTGCTATGACCCAAATAACtatttcttctcttcttccctACTAGTACTAGTTGCCCAGCTGCACCGTGCGCTCATCCTCCAGGCCAGCAGGTCGTTGCTGTCCGCATCAGCAGGACGAGCATCTCGCGCAGCACAGCGCCATCGCGCAGCACGCCGAGCACGGCCGGGACGAGCGCGTCGGCACGCGCAGCACGGCGAGCACGGCCGGGACGAGCGCGTCGGCACGCGCAGCACGGCGAGCGCCGGGACGAGCGCCTTGCGCGGGAGCACATCGCCGCGCGGGATGACCAAGGGCGGCCGGCTTCTTGGCGCGGGAGCTGCGGCGCGGGCGGCCGGCTCCGACGGCGTGGCGAGCGGCCGGCGTGGGGCGGCGTGGCGAGTGCAGCGGCGTGTGCGGAGTTGCCGCGCGGACCGGGCAAAGATGCAGCGCGCGGCGTGGGGCCGCCCAGCTCGTGCCCGTGCCCCCGCCCGTGCTCGCGGCGAGCTCCGCCTCCTGCCCgcgcgcggcggcgtggcggcgcggccggccccgagcccgcgcggcgtcgtggcgaggCGCGGCCGGCCCCGTGCCCGCGCGACGGCGGCGTGGCGCGCGTCCTCCCCTGCCCGTGCCCCGCGCATGCGCGACGCGGCCGGCGCCGCCCGTGGCCGACGCGGTCGGCGTCGAGGCGCGCACGGCCAACTCCGACCCCGCCCGTGGCAGGCTCCGCCCTCGCCCGTGCCCGCGCGGCTGCCCGCCTGTTGCCGACGAGGCGCGCACGGCCAGCTGCGGCCCCGCCCGCGGCCGGcgccgcccgtgcccgtgcccgtGCCCGCGCGTGCCCTCCCGTGGCCACCGCGGCCGGCTCCGCCACAGCCAGTGCGTGCCCGCCCGTGGCCGATGAGGCGCGCACGGCCATCTGCGGCCCCGCCCTCGCCTGTGCTCGCGCGTGCCCGCCGCGGCCGGTGTCGAGGCG
It includes:
- the LOC127332233 gene encoding peroxidase 2-like is translated as MASASLKLSIALTCALLLSSACHGLQVGYYKKSCPRVEAIVRDEVKKFVYKNAGIGAGLIRMFFHDCFVEGCDASVLLDPTPANPQPEKLSPPNFPSLRGFEAIDAAKDAVEKACPGVVSCADIVAFASRDAAYFLSRMTVKINMPAGRLDGRISNFTQALSNLPPPFFNITQLIASFAAKGLNTEDMVVLSGAHTIGVSHCSSFVSDRLAVPSDINAALAGILRRQCPANPTAANDPTVHQDVVTPNALDNQYYKNVLAHKILFTSDAALLTTPATTQMVLDNANIRGMWEDKFNKAMVKMGAIGVKTGNQGEIRRNCRVVNH